The genomic window CCGGACCGCCACGCTGCCCGGGCCGGGCCCAGGGCGCCCATACCCCTGGCCGCTCGTCTGACCCGCCTTCGGGCCGGCCGATCGTTGCCCGGGTGGCCCATACCCCTGGCTGCTCGTCTGACCGGCGTTCGGGCCGATCGTTGCGCACAAAGCGCAATGGTTGCTTCCGTGTTGCGTAGGTACTTGGTACAAACGTTCCAGCATCGGCGCCAAACGCATCCGAGGACTCGACAACGACCCATTTGACCTGAGAAAACTCTTACAGACGCCCGCAAAGCGTTTGAAGTACGATCCACGAACCGCGGGCTGGGACTACGGCCGGTCATGGCGTGCAGCGCCAGATCCGCTCCTCCTGCCCACGGTGCGATGTCGGCGTCGACCAGTGTCGGCATGGAGGTGCACATGTCTCAGGTCCTTCCGGACAAAGAGGGCACCGTCGGCGAGCAAGGCCAGAACGGTCAGCTGGCGACGAGCCCCGGCGCACCCGAGGAGCCGGTCAAGCGTATCGAGGGCCGTACCCCGACCCAGCTCGCCCTGGCCCGCCTCAGGCAGGACAAGGTGGCGGTGGCCAGCTTCAGCTTCATCATCCTGCTCTGCCTCGTGGCCGTCTTCGCCCCGCTGATCGTCAAGGCGGTCGGGCACCCGCCCAACGACACCAGCATGTACGAGCAGACCACCAACGAGTTCGGCGCGCCCAAGGGACCGAACTTCTCGATCCAGTTCTGGTTCGGTGCCGACCAGTTCGGGCGCGACCTGTTCAGCCGGGTTGTCTACGGCGCCCGGGTCTCGCTCATCGTGGGGATCGTCGCCACCGGGATCGCACTCACCATCGGGGTGACCGTCGGCATGCTGGCCGGCTTCTACCGGGGCTGGATCGACACCCTGCTCTCAAGGATCATGGACGTCCTGCTCAGCATCCCCTTCCTGCTGCTGGCGCTCGCCCTGGTGTCGGTGTTCCGGCCGAGCCTGTGGATCATCATCCTGGTCATCTCCTTCGTCACCTGGACCTACATCGCACGCATCATCCGCGGGCAGGTCCTGTCGCTGCGCGAGAAGGAGTTCGTGGAGGCGTCGCGCTCGCTCGGCGCGAGCAACCTGCGGATCATCTTCCGGGACATCTTCCCGAACCTGACCGCGCCGATCATCATCTACGCCTCCCTGGTCATCCCGGCGAACATCCTGACCGAGGCCTACCTGTCCTTCCTCGGCCTCGGCGTCCCGCCGCCGACCGCGACCTGGGGCCAGATGCTGGCCGACTCCAACGACTTCTACCAGGTGGCGTGGTGGATGGTGGTGTTCCCGGGCCTGGCCCTGCTCCTCACCACGCTGGCGTTCAACCTGCTCGGCGACGGCCTGCGGGACGCCTTCGACCCGCGCGGGAACCAGACCTCCGGCCGCCTGTAGCCCCGGTCCGATGAGCGCCCTCGTCATGGCCGGCACCCACCCGGGCGCCGGCCCCGAAAGGTAGGTGCATGCCGCTGGTGGACCACGCGCCCCGCGTCCGGTGGGATGGCGCGAGGCGCCGGCTCGACCGACATGGCCGCCGACGGTCGGCGGCGATGAAAGGGTGGGAACACGGATATGCAGAGACTCAAGGTGGTCAAGGCTGCCGCGCTCGCCGCGTGCCTGGCCATCGTCCTCGCCGCCTGCGGCGGCGACGGCGGTGGCACCGCGCCGTCCGGCACCGGTGGCGCACAGGGCCAGGGCACGAAGGGCGGCACGTTGCGGGTCGTCAACAACTCCGACGTTGACTTCCTCGACACGGCCGACGCCTACTCGACGCTCGGCTTCTCGCTCGAGCGCCTCTACAGCCGCCAGCTCTACTCGTTCGACTCGACCAAGACGGGCGAAGAGCTGACGGTCCCGGTGCCCGACCTGGCCGACGGGGCCGCGCAGGTCACCAACAACAACACCACGTACACCTTCAAGATCCGCAAGGGCATCAAGTGGGCCCCGCCGGCCACCGGCGAGGTCACCGCCGAGGACTTCGTGCGCGGGGTCAAGCGGATGTACGACAAGGCCACCCCCTCGGGCGGCCAGTCCTACTCCAACCTGATCAAGGGCGCCGCGGACTTCGGCTCCGGCAAGGCCAAGGAGATCTCGGGCATCCAGGCCACCGCCGACACCCTGACCATCACCCTCGAGAAGCCGGCCGCCGACTTCCTGTCGATCCTGGCGATGCCGTTCTTCTCGCCGGTGCCCAAGGAGGCCGAGAAGTACAAGGTCGGGGCGGACTACTCCAAGCACGTGATCGGGTCGGGCCCGTACACCGTCAAGGAGTACATCCCGACCAAGTCGATGGAGTTCGTCCGCAACACCAACTGGGACCCGGCCACCGACCCGCTCCGCAAGGCCTGGGTGGACAAGGTCACCATGCGCATCGGGCTGGAGCCGGACGCGATCCAGCAGACCATCGAGCGCGGCGACGCCGACCTCTCGCTGGACACCCAGCCGCCCAACGCGGCCTTGCAGCGGCTGTCGACCGACCCCAAGCTGAAGCAGCAGTTCTCGGTCCAGACCACCGGCTGCACCCGCTACTTCA from Actinomycetes bacterium includes these protein-coding regions:
- a CDS encoding ABC transporter permease, whose protein sequence is MSQVLPDKEGTVGEQGQNGQLATSPGAPEEPVKRIEGRTPTQLALARLRQDKVAVASFSFIILLCLVAVFAPLIVKAVGHPPNDTSMYEQTTNEFGAPKGPNFSIQFWFGADQFGRDLFSRVVYGARVSLIVGIVATGIALTIGVTVGMLAGFYRGWIDTLLSRIMDVLLSIPFLLLALALVSVFRPSLWIIILVISFVTWTYIARIIRGQVLSLREKEFVEASRSLGASNLRIIFRDIFPNLTAPIIIYASLVIPANILTEAYLSFLGLGVPPPTATWGQMLADSNDFYQVAWWMVVFPGLALLLTTLAFNLLGDGLRDAFDPRGNQTSGRL
- a CDS encoding ABC transporter substrate-binding protein produces the protein MQRLKVVKAAALAACLAIVLAACGGDGGGTAPSGTGGAQGQGTKGGTLRVVNNSDVDFLDTADAYSTLGFSLERLYSRQLYSFDSTKTGEELTVPVPDLADGAAQVTNNNTTYTFKIRKGIKWAPPATGEVTAEDFVRGVKRMYDKATPSGGQSYSNLIKGAADFGSGKAKEISGIQATADTLTITLEKPAADFLSILAMPFFSPVPKEAEKYKVGADYSKHVIGSGPYTVKEYIPTKSMEFVRNTNWDPATDPLRKAWVDKVTMRIGLEPDAIQQTIERGDADLSLDTQPPNAALQRLSTDPKLKQQFSVQTTGCTRYFTLGTTPAFDTPQAKVSDVKVRQAINYALDKVALQRARGGPFAGDPASTVLTPTLLGYQKYDLYPSADFKGDVAKAKQLLTEAGFPNGITLNYVGGNAGKAAAVNTAVQAGLQRAGINLKTKLYSGFAVYTDSLGLPRKAKEHQIGQAGWCPDYPGDGARSFIVPLLDGRSIIPSGNSNYGLYNNPAVNTKIDQALAEPDKTKRGALWGEIDKQIMQDAPWAPFVYDKQQLFWSERTKNFIWTPWATEPDLTAIWLNPNTP